TAGTTTTTCAGGTACAAAAAAAGAATTTAAAGTTTTTAATGAAATTAATAACACTGGATTTTTGAAGCAAATAATGGTTAGAAATAATGAAAAGAATGAAGTTATGATAATTGTTATTGTAAATAAAAATTCCCAATATAATCAGCTTTCAAAAGTACTGGAAGAAATGTATGATGAAAATGAGTGCATAAAGTCAGTTTATATTTCCGTAAAAACTGAACAAAATAACGTGATTTTAGGAAAAAATATTCATTTATTTGGAAGCCAGTATTTGGAAGAGGAAATGGAAGGATTAAAATTTAAAATTTATCCAAATTCATTTTTCCAAATTAATAAAAAACAGGCACTTAAACTTTATGACACAGCGATTGAATTTTTAAATGAAGAAAAAAATAACAAAAATAATGGCAAAATTTATGAAAAAACAGTAATTGACGCATTTTCTGGAACAGGAACAATTGCAATGATGCTTTCTAAAAATATAAAAAAAGTTATTGGAATTGAAAGTGTTGAAAGTTCTACTCTTGCAGCAAAATTAACATCCTACGAAAATTCCATTCAAAATGTGGAATTTGTAAATGGAAAAGTTGAAAAGGAACTGCCAAAAATTCTAAAAAGAGAAAATATTGGAGCGATCGTTTTTGACCCGCCAAGACGAGGAATCGAAGAGTCAGCATTAAAGAGTGTTATACAGAATAAAATTGAAAAAATTGTTTATATTTCTTGCAACCCTGCAACTTTTGCACGGGATGTGAAGATTTTAACTGAAAATGGGTATGTATTGAAGAAAATTACGCCTGTGGATATGTTCCCGCAAACCGCACATATTGAAGTTGTCGGACTGCTGGAAAAACTTTAAAACTAAAAATTTCGTATAAAGAAAGTTGAGAATTTATGAAAATATACACAAAATATGGCGATGAAGGATTTACAAGGCTTTATGGCGGAAAACGAGTCAGCAAGACTCACGTTAGGGTAAAAGCGTATGGAAAGATGGATGAAGTTTGCTCGTTGCTTGGGGTAATTGTGGCTGAAATTTGTGAAAATGATAAATTAAATAAAATTTTAGGAGAAATCCGCAAGGAATGTGAAAATATTCAGCAGCAGTTATTTGACTGTGGAAGTGATCTTGCAACACCTGACAGACTGCGAGAATATAAGCAAAAAATTGATGATGTGAAATGGCTTGAGCAAAGGATGGATGAATACATTCCCTTGCTTCCTAAACTAGAATATTTTATAATTCCAGGCGGAAGCAAGATTTCAAGCATGTTTCATTCGATTCGGGCAAGTACACGGAATCTTGAGAGAAAAATGGCCGCTGTAATTGAAGCAGGCGAAGATATAAACAAAATTGGATTTCAATATATAAATAGACTTTCAGATTATTTTTTTGTGATTGCATGCCTTGTGAATTTGAAATTGGGAGTTAATGAAACTGTCTATAAAAAAAGTAAGAAAATTTTCAAAGCAAAAGATTGAAAAGAAAAAAATGAGATAGAAAAAATAAAAAAGGAGCTGATTCAAAATGGAATTAGGAATTATTGGAGCTGGAAATATGGGAAGCTCGATATTAAAAGGTGTTACAACTTCTAATTTTCTTTTAAGTGATGATGTAGCTGTTTTTGACTTAAATAAAGAAAAAGTTGAAAAATTAGTGAAGGAATATGGCGTGAAAAGGGCTGAAACTGAAAATGAACTTGTGGAAAAAAGTAATATTATTATTCTTTCGGTAAAACCGAATATTGTTCCGATAGTTTTGAAAAAGATTAAAGATAAACTGGATGAAAATACTATAATTTTGTCAATTGCAGCTGGAATTAGTATTGACTTTATTGAAAAAATTATTGGAAGTGATAAAAAAGTGGTAAGAACTATGCCAAATACGCCTGCTCAGGTTATGGAGGGAATGACGGCTGTTTCCTTTAATTCAAACATTGAAGAAAATGAGAAGAAAGTTATTTTTAAATTGCTGAACAGTTTTGGAAAAAGTATAGAAATCGATGAAAAACTTATGCATGTTTATACTGGAATTAGCGGTTCTCTTCCAGCATACGTCTATGTGTTTATAGAAGCCCTTGCTGATGGTGGAGTTTTAGAAGGAATGCCTAGAGATAAGGCTTATGAAATTATTGCTCAAGCTGTTTTAGGTTCTGCTAAAATGATGCTTGAAACAAAAAAACATCCAGGTATTTTAAAAGATGAAGTGACTTCTCCTGGCGGAACTACAATTGCCGCTCTAAAAGTATTAGAAGATGGGAAATTTAGAGGAACTGTAATGGAAGCAGTTAAAGCCTGTACAGAAAAATCAAAAGAAATGGCACAAAAGTAAGGCCCTAATATTGACAATGCCAAATAAATGGGGTAGACTAATATTAATATAATAATTTATTTAATTTTAAATAAAATAAAAAATATATAAAAAAATTATAATCAATTAGGAGGACTTATGAAATACTACGTAGGAATTGATCTAGGAGGAACTAACACAAAAATTGGACTTGTAGATGAAAAAGGTAATATTATTTTTAAAACTATTGTAAAAACCGATTCAATGGAAGGATTTTCAGAAACAATTCGAAGATTGTCAAAAATTTTGCTTACTCAAATTGAAGGAAGCAACATCAGCTTTGATGATGTTTCATCAGTTGGTGTAGGAGTTCCAGGTCCTGTGCTAAATTCTAGAATTGTTAAATTCTGGGCGAATTTCCCTTGGAAAAATGGAGTTGACCTTGCATTAGAATTTGAAAAAAATCTTGGAAAACCAGTAAAAGTTGATAATGATGTCAACGTTATCACACTTGGAGAAATGTGGAAAGGTGCTGCTCAAGGATATAAAAATGTATTAGGACTTGCTATCGGAACTGGAATTGGTGGAGGAATTATTGTAGATGGAAAACTTGTCAGTGGAGAAAACGGAGCTGGTGGAGAAGTTGGACATATAAAAATTGAACCAAATGGAAAATTATGCGGATGCGGACAAAAGGGATGCTGGGAAGCCTATGCTTCTGCTACTGGAATAATCCGTGAAGCAAACAGCCGTCTTGCAGTAAACAAGCAAAATTTACTTTATGAAATGACAAAAGGCAGAGAATTGGAAGCAAAAGATGTATTTGATGCCGCTAAAGAAAATGATAAATTTTCACTTGAAATTGTAGATTACGAAGCTGAAAAATTGGCTTTCGGTATCGGAAACTTGCTTAGCACATTAGATCCTGAAATTGTTGTAATTGGTGGCGGAGTTGCACTTTCTGGAGATATTTTATTTGATCGTGTAAAGGAAAAATTAAAAGATGTTGCATTCCCATCAACTCTTGAAAATTTAAAACTTGCCACAGCCACTCTTGGAAATGATGCAGGAATTTTAGGTGCTGCTTATCTTGGAATAATGTAATAATAAATAACTTATACTATTTCCCATTTAAATGTAAGACTAGTTATAAATCCTATTTGCAAGGGATAAAGATCCCGCTGTTAGCAATTAATATAAAATCTAGTTTCTATTTTTAAACGGGATTTAGTATTATTTTCTTAACAAAAAAAGACTATTTTTAAAATTTTAAATAGTCTTTATTTTTTTACTGTTTAATTTTTTCATTTTTTTCACATTTTAATCTATATTTTCTAATTTATTTTTTTATTCTAATTTTTTTCAATTTACTTTAACTATCTTTTTTCAAATTTTATTATTGAACCACTTTTTGCATCAATAATAAATTCATATCTAGCATTGTTTGCAATAAACTCTATTTCATAAACAGATTTTCCATTTTTATTATCCAATTTAATTTTTTTAAAATTAGCGGCCGCTTCTGAAACTCCAGCATGTGCCAATGCAATTTCCTTTGCTCTATTTGGTGTTATTTGTGTATCAGAAGTTTTTATATTAATTTTCGGCACCAGTTTTATTTCATTTCTTTGATCAATAACACTTCCCCTTGTCAAAAAACTGACAGAAATAAGAAATATTGCTAAAGTAACTATATAGTTAAAACTTCCTTTTTTTATTACTCTATTTATCATATCATTTTCTCCATAAACTCTTTTTTATTTATTACTACTTTTTTCTTCACTCCAATTAATTATTTTTCCAGTGTAAATATCTATTTCAAAATTATAAGCAACATTTCGATAATTAATTTTCCCTTTATAAAATCCATTATCTTCCGTATCAAATTCAAGAACATTCGCAAATGTCGCTCCGGGAACTTTGGCTAGAGCAATCTGCTTTGCCTTGATTACATTCACTTTTTTTCTTTCCTTTCCAATCGGAAAAACTAGTAAACTGGCTAATAACATTCCAAGTAATGTCGTTTTTAAAAATCTGATTTTCACAAGCCTGCCTCCCTTCTGTTTTAAATAATGCCTACAGTCCATTTATCTATAATTTTACATTTTTCCTCATAGATATACAGTTACTAAAATTTCTATATTTCTCATAATACTAGTATATTTTTTCATTTTTACATTAATTATTTAAACTGCTTTACTCGAGTAAATAAGTCTGATACTTTAAGTTGAGCTATGTATCATTCTTTCTGACAATTTAATAATACCATATAAACATTAAAGAAAAATGAGAACTTTTCATTTTTTTAAATTTTCTTAGTTCCATATATCTATTAATCCCTGTTAATTGGCATTTCAGAGTAATAAATTTTTTTGTTATTTTTGTCAACTAACTCTTCCCTGTTTTTTTAGTTTTTATTTACAAAATTACTGTAAAAGTTGTTCCCAAGCCAAATTCACTTTCCACAAAAATTTCTCCATTATGCAGCTCTATAATTTTTTTTACCATAGAAAGTCCAAGTCCTGAATTATCACCACTTTTAGATGGATCTACTTGATAAAATCGCAGCCATATTTTATCCAGCTCATCTTTTGGAATTCCCATTCCATCATCAGAAATTCTGCTAATAATTTTATTTTTATTTTCATCTAAAAATAATTCAACGATAACTGTTCCATTTTGCTTTCCATAGGAAATTGCATTTGAAATCAAATTTGTAAAAACTCGTATAATCATCATTTCATCAATCTTTGCATAAATTTCTGGAACAATTTTTGTGACAAATTTTATATTTTTAGCTTCTGCAGCGCAAATTTGAGTTTCCACAGTCATTTCCAGCAGCTCACTTAAATTGATATTTTCAAGATTCAATTTCTGCTTTCCACGTTCCATACGTGCCAGAGTCAGTAACTGTGACACCAGTTTTGACATTTTTTGCCCTTCCTTTTCAATGATTCCAAAAGATCTTTGTGCTTCTTCAACTGATTTTATATGATTTTTTCCATATTCCGACTGTGTCAGTATAACTGTAATCGGAGTTCTCAATTCGTGGGAAACGTCTGAAGTAAACTGCACTTCATTTTCAAAAGATGTCTGAAGCCTGTCAAACATTACGTCAAAAGTGTTTGCAAGAGTGTGAAGTTCATCATCGCCTTTTCCAAGGTCAATCCGCTGTGACAAGTCATTCCCCTCATTAATTTCTTCTGCAATTTTTCTAATTTTTTTAATTGGCGTAAAGGCATTTTTAGTAATAATATATCCTCCAATTGCTGAAAGTATAAGAAAAAACGGCAAAATTATAAAAGAAATATGAATGACCGTTTCAATGGCACTAGACTGTCCAATATTAGGCATTACTCCTCGAATCCATACTTTTCCATAACTTCCAAGATTAATCATTTTATTGTAAACATACCACTTTTGATTATGACTTTTTACAATTATAATTTTATCATCCTTCGACTTTTTATTATCCATCTCAAATCCATTTGGAGAATTTCCATAAAGAAATTTAAAATCCTTATCATAAATGGAAATTTCTACATTCTGAATCATTGTATCAAAATTACTGTCAATTATAATTTCTCCATTTTTTATCGTTAAATAGTCCAGCCTATGAATTACAACATCCTTTAAATAAGTTCGCACGCTTGAATGAATAATATTTTCACTTATATAAAATACAATATACAATGAAGAAATTACAAGCAGAATCATAATTCCCATATACCACAGACCTATTTTTAACTGTATCCAATTACTATTAACAAATCTCTTCATACCTTTACTTTCCTATTTTAAATTTTTTAGTTTTTATTTTTTAAAATTTTCTAAATAATAAATTGATTTAACTTTTAATTTACTCGACTTTCAGAACATAGCCAATCCCACGAACCGTATGAATTAATTTAGGCTCAAAATCCTTATCAATTTTTTTTCTTAAATATCTAATGTAGACATCAATAACATTTGTACCGCCTTCATAGTCATAATTCCATATATGCTGTTCAATTTGCTCCCTAGATAATACTCTTTCCTTATTTCTTATCATATATTCCAAAATTGTAAATTCCCTTGTTGAAAGTTTTATTGGGACATCATCACGAAAAACATCGTGAGAATTACAGTTTACCGTTAAATTTGCAATTGAAAATATATTACTTGCATTGGAATTTCCGTTTGTTGAATTTCTTCGTAAAAGCACTCTTATTCTAGCCATCAGTTCATCAAATGCAAATGGTTTTACCAAATAGTCATCAGCTCCATAATCAAGCCCTTTTACCCTGTCTTCAATTCCATCTAATGCAGTAAGCAGTAAAACTGGCGTTTTTATCCCCTTTTCTCTTATTCTCTTTAAAATCTCAAATCCATCTATTCCAGGCAGCATAATATCCGATACAATAACATCATATTCAGTTGAAAAAATATATTCAAGCGCATCATTTCCATTAAAGCAAGTGTCAACACCATATTTTTCCAAAATTAATCTTTTAACAATTATATCATTCAAATTTTTTTCATCTTCAATTACTAAAATTCTCACAAATTTTCACCAACCTATCTTTTTGCTACTGTTGAAAATACAAACTTGTCTGGTCTGTAGGAATTTACTCCATATTGAAATAGTGTCCCATTAGACAAGTAAGTGTGGCTTTCAATTACGATAACCGCATTAAAATCCTTTAAATCCATATATTTTTGTTCATCTTCAGTTGCATATCTAAATTTTATTTCACGTCGTGAATGGGATATTTTTAGATGTAATTTTTTTTCAAGATAATCATAAGTTGAATTTTCTGCAATTTTTTTATCCAGAAACGGAACAATCCTTCTATCAAAATAAGTTGTTTCATACTCAAGAGCTTCCCCATCCAAAATACGAATACGTGAAACCTTATAAAACGAAACATCTTCAGATACTTCAAAAATATCCATAATTTCCTTAATTCCACTAACAACATCCAATTCAACCAAATTAGTAGCAATATCAATATTTTCAATTTTGTTAAGTTCCTTTGAAGTCCTAAGATTTGATAAGCTGTTTTTAAACCGTCCATTTTCCAAGACCATTGAATTTTTCCCTTTAATTTTTTGAATATATCCATCCAATTCAAGCATAGAAAGCGCTTTTCTTATTGTATCTTTAGAATACGAATATTTACGTGCCAGTTCAGACTCACTTTCTAAAAATTCTCTTGCCTTGAACGTTCCGTTTGTAATTTTTTCCCTTATATCATTATAAACCTCTTTATATTTGCTCACAGACATATCTCCTTTCAAGAAACATCATTTTTATTATATCTCAAAAATTGAAAAATAACAATGGCTCGGATAAATAAAAATCAATTTATAATAAAAAAACAAGGAGAACAAAACTTTCTCCCCATCTTATACTAAACCCACTTAAAAAATAAAAATTCTATTTTATATTACCCTTGTAAAAAAATTAATAATTATTCTGCTATTTAAAAATTTATAACAAAACATTCCCATCTTCATCGATTGCCTTATAAGCTGGTCTGATTAATTTCTTATCAACTAAAATTTGTTCCATTCTATGCGCATTCCAACTAGCAATTCTAGCAAGAGCAAAAAGTGGGGTAAAAATATTTTGTGGAATATTTAAAAGTTTATATACAAATCCTGAATATAAATCAACATTTGCACAAATTTCGAAATTTTTTCCTTTAGTCTCTTTTCCAATTTCTTTTGTAAGTTTTTCAATATTTGAAAATAACTCGAATTCTTCAAGTGCATTTTTTTCTTTTGCTAATTCATAAGCCTTTTTCTTTAGTAATACAGCACGAGGATCCGAAATTGTGTAGACAGCATGTCCCATACCATAAATTCTACCTTTTTTATCAAATACCTCTTTATTAAATATTTTTTTCAAATATTCTTTTAATTTAACTTCATCATATGGATTAGTATTTTTCTTAATATCTTCCACCATTTTTGTAACCATAGAATTTGCTCCACCGTGCATAGGTCCTTTCAAGGCTCCAATTGAGGCAGAAATCGACGAATATGTATCAGTTCTAGTCGAAGAAACCACATGAGAAGTAAAAGTTGAGTTGTTTCCTCCTCCGTGTTCTGCATGGATAACTAAAATCAAGTCTAAAACTTCAGCTTCCAATTCTGTAAATTGATTATCGCTTCTAAGCATATGAAGAACATTTTGTGCAATGCTATATTCTTCCACTGGATTATGAATAATCAAACTCTTATTAAAATGCTTGTAATTACACGCTTGATAACAATAAACAAGAAGGCTAGGAAATTTTGCAATCAAATTTAAAGATTGATCAATTAAGTTTGAAAGACTAACATCATCTGGATTTTCGTCTAAAGTATAAAGACACAAGACAGACCGTTGAAGCTGATTCATTATATCCGTACTCGGTTTTCTCAATATGAAATCTTCGATAAATTCATCTGGTAAATGCTGGTATTCTTTCAAAGTACTGATAAACATTTTTAATTCAAAATTAGAAGGAACTTTACCAAAAAGCAATAAAAATATTGTTTTTTCAAAGCAAAAAGTTTTTTCCTTTTTAAATTGAGCTACAAGTTTTTCAATAGGAATACCACGATAATAAAGTTTTCCATCTGCTGGAATTTTTTTTCCGTCCTTATCGATTGAGTATCCTAAAACAGAACCAATTTTTGTTAATCCAACAAGAACTCCTGTCCCATTTTTATTCCTAAGACCTCTTTTTACATTTAATTTATTATAAATGTCATCTGAAATAGAATTATTCTCGGTGAACATAACTCCCAGCTCATTAATAAAATCAGTTTTCATGTTTTCACCAACTCCTTATTTCAGATTTTCAATAATTTTATCTGTAAATTCAGTAGTTGTAGCATTTCCACCTAAATCTGCTGTTTTACAACCGTCAGTTAATGTTTTTAAAATGGCTCTTTCAATATTTTTAGCAAAATCATCAAGTTTTAAATATTTTAACATTTCGATTGAAGAAAGTAGCAATGCAAGCGGATTTGCTTTATTTTGTCCTGCAATGTCAGGTGCTGATCCGTGTACTGCCTCAAAAATAGCGATATCATCTCCAATATTAGCCCCAGGTGCAACTCCAAGTCCTCCAACAAGTCCAGCTACTAAATCAGATAAAATATCTCCATATAAATTCATTGTAACAATTACTTTGAATCTTTCAGGATTTGTAACAAGTTGCATACACATATTGTCAATAATAAGTTCTTCTAGCTCAATGTTTTCATATTCTTTTGAAATTTCTCTTGCGATATCCAAAAACATTCCATCAGTGAATTTTAAAATATTTGCTTTATGAACAACTGTAACTTTTGAAATTCCATTATTTTTTGCATATTCAAAAGCACTTCTAATAATTCTTTCGCTTCCTTTTCTCGTAATTCTTTTCACAGCAATTGCACTAGTTTTTTCTTCATTTTCATATTTTTCTTCACCAATATAGATTCCTTCAGTATTTTCACGGAAAATAGCCAAATCAATATTATCATATCGAGTTTCAATTCCAGGCAAATTTCTAGAAGGTCTAAAATTTGTGTATAAATCGTATTTTTTTCTAAGGTACACATTTATACTTCTAAAACCTTTTCCAATTGGTGTAGTAATAGGCCCCTTTATTGCAATTTTGTTTCTTTCAACGCTTTCATAAAGACTTTCAGGTATAAGTTCTCCAGTTTTTTCATAAACATCCGACCCCGCATTTTCAGTTTCAAATTCGACAGGAACTTTCGCTGCATCAAAGATTTTTACTAAACTTTCAGAGATTTCATATCCAATTCCATCTCCAGGTATTAATGTAATTTTTTTCATATTATCTTCCACTCTTTCTAAATTATTTTTTTATATAAATTACAGTAATTCTAGTTTAAATAAAGAGCTAATTTATTCAAAATTTTTTGACTCAAAATCAAATTAGAACTACTGCTATTCACGTTTTAACTCAAAAATTCATCACTTGTAGCGAATTTCAAATATCCACCAAATTTCAAGATTTTAAGTTCTCTTTCTGAACCATTGAATTTAGCAGGAAATTCGATATTTTTAGTAAGATTTTTAACAATAAATCTTCCATTTATCAATGAATTTGGAATATCTGATAATTGTAATTCGTCATATTCATCTATATTGTTGTAATCTTCTACATTTTCAAATTCTAATGGTATAATTCCACTGTTAATCAAGTTTGCTTTGTGAATTCTTGCAAATGATTTTGCAATAACAGCTTTTATACCAAGATAAAGTGGTAATAATGCAGCATGTTCACGGCTAGAACCTTGTCCATAATTTTCTCCACCGACAACGATTCCACCATCATTTTTTTCAGCTCTTTCTTTGAAATCTGGAATAATTGTTTCAAAACAGTGTTCAGATAATTTAGGAATATTTGAACGGAATGGCAATAACGCAGCATTCGATGGACAAATATCATCTGTTGTAATATTATCTCCTGTTTTTAAAATAACTTTTTTAGTAAAGCTGTCTTTTAATTCTTCTCCAATTGGGAATGGCTTAATATTAGGCCCCATAACAATTTTTACAGCTTCTCTTTCTTTTTTCGCTTCATCTTCATTAGGATTTGGGAAAATGAAATAATTATCTGAAACTTCAAATTTTTCTGGCTCATCAATAATAATTTCTGCTCCCAATTCTCTTGGATCTGTTAAATATCCTGTAATTGCTGATGCAGCAGCTGTTTCTGTACTAACTAAATAAACTCCAGCACTCATTGTTCCGCATCTTCCCTTGAAGTTTCTGTTAAATGTTCTAAGTGAGATTCCATCTGTTTTTGGTGCTTG
The DNA window shown above is from Leptotrichia wadei and carries:
- the rlmD gene encoding 23S rRNA (uracil(1939)-C(5))-methyltransferase RlmD; the protein is MNKIKNNYEVGQKLEIEIEKIVFGGEGLGRIDGFTVFVPMSVPGDKLEIDIISVKKSYARGLITRIIEPSKDRIEDLSKISFEDFDGCDFGMLKYEKQLEYKDKMLEEVLTKISGIDLENVQVGKIIGSDEKVNYRNKTAEPFFKKDGIIQTGFYSRKSHNVFLAKENLLKSEIAKMIIDKFLQKVNSFSGTKKEFKVFNEINNTGFLKQIMVRNNEKNEVMIIVIVNKNSQYNQLSKVLEEMYDENECIKSVYISVKTEQNNVILGKNIHLFGSQYLEEEMEGLKFKIYPNSFFQINKKQALKLYDTAIEFLNEEKNNKNNGKIYEKTVIDAFSGTGTIAMMLSKNIKKVIGIESVESSTLAAKLTSYENSIQNVEFVNGKVEKELPKILKRENIGAIVFDPPRRGIEESALKSVIQNKIEKIVYISCNPATFARDVKILTENGYVLKKITPVDMFPQTAHIEVVGLLEKL
- a CDS encoding cob(I)yrinic acid a,c-diamide adenosyltransferase, yielding MKIYTKYGDEGFTRLYGGKRVSKTHVRVKAYGKMDEVCSLLGVIVAEICENDKLNKILGEIRKECENIQQQLFDCGSDLATPDRLREYKQKIDDVKWLEQRMDEYIPLLPKLEYFIIPGGSKISSMFHSIRASTRNLERKMAAVIEAGEDINKIGFQYINRLSDYFFVIACLVNLKLGVNETVYKKSKKIFKAKD
- the proC gene encoding pyrroline-5-carboxylate reductase — translated: MELGIIGAGNMGSSILKGVTTSNFLLSDDVAVFDLNKEKVEKLVKEYGVKRAETENELVEKSNIIILSVKPNIVPIVLKKIKDKLDENTIILSIAAGISIDFIEKIIGSDKKVVRTMPNTPAQVMEGMTAVSFNSNIEENEKKVIFKLLNSFGKSIEIDEKLMHVYTGISGSLPAYVYVFIEALADGGVLEGMPRDKAYEIIAQAVLGSAKMMLETKKHPGILKDEVTSPGGTTIAALKVLEDGKFRGTVMEAVKACTEKSKEMAQK
- a CDS encoding ROK family protein, whose protein sequence is MKYYVGIDLGGTNTKIGLVDEKGNIIFKTIVKTDSMEGFSETIRRLSKILLTQIEGSNISFDDVSSVGVGVPGPVLNSRIVKFWANFPWKNGVDLALEFEKNLGKPVKVDNDVNVITLGEMWKGAAQGYKNVLGLAIGTGIGGGIIVDGKLVSGENGAGGEVGHIKIEPNGKLCGCGQKGCWEAYASATGIIREANSRLAVNKQNLLYEMTKGRELEAKDVFDAAKENDKFSLEIVDYEAEKLAFGIGNLLSTLDPEIVVIGGGVALSGDILFDRVKEKLKDVAFPSTLENLKLATATLGNDAGILGAAYLGIM
- a CDS encoding PepSY domain-containing protein encodes the protein MINRVIKKGSFNYIVTLAIFLISVSFLTRGSVIDQRNEIKLVPKINIKTSDTQITPNRAKEIALAHAGVSEAAANFKKIKLDNKNGKSVYEIEFIANNARYEFIIDAKSGSIIKFEKR
- a CDS encoding PepSY domain-containing protein, with the translated sequence MKIRFLKTTLLGMLLASLLVFPIGKERKKVNVIKAKQIALAKVPGATFANVLEFDTEDNGFYKGKINYRNVAYNFEIDIYTGKIINWSEEKSSNK
- a CDS encoding sensor histidine kinase, translating into MKRFVNSNWIQLKIGLWYMGIMILLVISSLYIVFYISENIIHSSVRTYLKDVVIHRLDYLTIKNGEIIIDSNFDTMIQNVEISIYDKDFKFLYGNSPNGFEMDNKKSKDDKIIIVKSHNQKWYVYNKMINLGSYGKVWIRGVMPNIGQSSAIETVIHISFIILPFFLILSAIGGYIITKNAFTPIKKIRKIAEEINEGNDLSQRIDLGKGDDELHTLANTFDVMFDRLQTSFENEVQFTSDVSHELRTPITVILTQSEYGKNHIKSVEEAQRSFGIIEKEGQKMSKLVSQLLTLARMERGKQKLNLENINLSELLEMTVETQICAAEAKNIKFVTKIVPEIYAKIDEMMIIRVFTNLISNAISYGKQNGTVIVELFLDENKNKIISRISDDGMGIPKDELDKIWLRFYQVDPSKSGDNSGLGLSMVKKIIELHNGEIFVESEFGLGTTFTVIL
- a CDS encoding response regulator transcription factor; this translates as MRILVIEDEKNLNDIIVKRLILEKYGVDTCFNGNDALEYIFSTEYDVIVSDIMLPGIDGFEILKRIREKGIKTPVLLLTALDGIEDRVKGLDYGADDYLVKPFAFDELMARIRVLLRRNSTNGNSNASNIFSIANLTVNCNSHDVFRDDVPIKLSTREFTILEYMIRNKERVLSREQIEQHIWNYDYEGGTNVIDVYIRYLRKKIDKDFEPKLIHTVRGIGYVLKVE
- a CDS encoding UTRA domain-containing protein — its product is MSKYKEVYNDIREKITNGTFKAREFLESESELARKYSYSKDTIRKALSMLELDGYIQKIKGKNSMVLENGRFKNSLSNLRTSKELNKIENIDIATNLVELDVVSGIKEIMDIFEVSEDVSFYKVSRIRILDGEALEYETTYFDRRIVPFLDKKIAENSTYDYLEKKLHLKISHSRREIKFRYATEDEQKYMDLKDFNAVIVIESHTYLSNGTLFQYGVNSYRPDKFVFSTVAKR
- a CDS encoding citrate/2-methylcitrate synthase, which gives rise to MKTDFINELGVMFTENNSISDDIYNKLNVKRGLRNKNGTGVLVGLTKIGSVLGYSIDKDGKKIPADGKLYYRGIPIEKLVAQFKKEKTFCFEKTIFLLLFGKVPSNFELKMFISTLKEYQHLPDEFIEDFILRKPSTDIMNQLQRSVLCLYTLDENPDDVSLSNLIDQSLNLIAKFPSLLVYCYQACNYKHFNKSLIIHNPVEEYSIAQNVLHMLRSDNQFTELEAEVLDLILVIHAEHGGGNNSTFTSHVVSSTRTDTYSSISASIGALKGPMHGGANSMVTKMVEDIKKNTNPYDEVKLKEYLKKIFNKEVFDKKGRIYGMGHAVYTISDPRAVLLKKKAYELAKEKNALEEFELFSNIEKLTKEIGKETKGKNFEICANVDLYSGFVYKLLNIPQNIFTPLFALARIASWNAHRMEQILVDKKLIRPAYKAIDEDGNVLL
- a CDS encoding isocitrate/isopropylmalate dehydrogenase family protein encodes the protein MKKITLIPGDGIGYEISESLVKIFDAAKVPVEFETENAGSDVYEKTGELIPESLYESVERNKIAIKGPITTPIGKGFRSINVYLRKKYDLYTNFRPSRNLPGIETRYDNIDLAIFRENTEGIYIGEEKYENEEKTSAIAVKRITRKGSERIIRSAFEYAKNNGISKVTVVHKANILKFTDGMFLDIAREISKEYENIELEELIIDNMCMQLVTNPERFKVIVTMNLYGDILSDLVAGLVGGLGVAPGANIGDDIAIFEAVHGSAPDIAGQNKANPLALLLSSIEMLKYLKLDDFAKNIERAILKTLTDGCKTADLGGNATTTEFTDKIIENLK